A single genomic interval of Pseudochaenichthys georgianus chromosome 3, fPseGeo1.2, whole genome shotgun sequence harbors:
- the usp10 gene encoding ubiquitin carboxyl-terminal hydrolase 10 isoform X5 — protein sequence MESMGLQVCAEDYQRIEFGVDEVMDSKPVGGSDPLFKVSSTLNPQAPEFILGCQSAQKAQQTPPPADDVTDGADDNSLDGPDSEAGPDSEAGPDSEAGPDSEAGPDSEAGPDSEASALDNQACQDMDGPGSLGQREKKKKKKRPPGYYSYLDPSAGGSHVHGHGHGHGHGHSSCTPDGSPVAALVNGHAIGGSPHSAEDVDGKVLLVAELSTPALVSMATSTAAVAAAKFVPTSTANQRTCDSPDDSSLDLTIGAASLSDGNNANSSSSSSSQSRGMSEGPRTADQQPDYLAPQSPELSDTPNSPRSKSPLTPSAAVATLSVATPITTTELEDRELADSGVANGLAEAEAEAPVSADEHKEDSEAGEPAQPLSPDSAAQTVVTEQAQSPAIPAAPTANLPKSWASLFKNSKPLPGGPQAFVEVKNVVEVVSPSIATPEEPEKVGEVKVGPVHVSEDPMAPKLAELIENVKLIHKPVSLQPRGLINKGNWCYINATLQALIACPPMYHLMKSIPLHNETQRPCTSTPMMDNFVRLVNEFNNMPVPSKAKQQAVGEKVMKDVRPGSPFEPTYIYRLLTLIKSSLSEKGRQEDAEEYLGFTLNGLHEEMLALKKLISPQEEKAPTPNGPESQPGVEEDAADKDEEGSEDEWEQVGPRNKTSITRQADFVRTPITDIFGGHIRSVVYQQNSKESATLQPFFTLQLDIQSEKIRTVQEALETLVARESVQGYTSKTKQEIEISRRVTLEELPPVLVLHLKRFVFEKTGGCQKLIKNIDYPVDLEISKDLLSAGVRGKVVKGQRTYRLFAVVYHHGNSATGGHYTTDVFHIGLNGWLRIDDQAVKVINQYQVVKQTAERTAYLLYYRRVDLL from the exons ATGGAGTCTATGGGACTGCAGGTTTGCG CAGAAGACTATCAGCGCATAGAGTTTGGTGTTGACGAGGTGATGGACTCCAAGCCTGTCGGGGGGAGCGATCCTTTGTTCAAGGTGTCGAGCACCCTCAACCCACAGGCTCCAGAGTTCATCCTGGGCTGCCAGTCGGCCCAGAAGGCTCAGCAGACGCCTCCTCCAGCAGATGATGTCACCGACGGAGCAGACGACAACTCGCTGGACGGCCCTGACTCGGAGGCCGGCCCTGACTCGGAGGCCGGCCCTGACTCGGAGGCCGGCCCTGACTCGGAGGCCGGCCCTGACTCGGAGGCCGGCCCTGACTCGGAGGCCTCAGCCCTGGACAATCAGGCCTGCCAGGACATGGACGGACCTGGCAGCCTGGGTCAGCGggaaaagaagaaaaagaaaaagcgaccGCCTGGGTACTACAGCTACCTGGACCCGTCGGCCGGCGGCAGCCACGTGCACGGCCATGGCCACGGGCACGGCCACGGCCACAGCAGCTGTACACCAGACGGGTCGCCTGTGGCAGCGCTAGTTAATGGACATGCCATTGGTGGCTCACCGCACAGTGCTGAAGATGTGGACGGTAAGGTGTTGTTAGTGGCTGAACTTTCCACCCCGGCActggtttccatggcaacatCAACAGCTGCTGTGGCAGCAGCCAAGTTTGTCCCCACATCCACTGCCAATCAGAGGACTTGTGATAGCCCTGATGACTCTTCTTTGGATTTAACAATTGGAGCTGCCTCTTTATCAGATGGCAACAATGCAaattcctcctcttcatcctcctctcaGAGCAGGGGGATGTCAGAGGGGCCGAGGACTGCAGATCAGCAGCCAGATTATTTGGCTCCACAGAGCCCCGAACTTTCAGATACTCCCAACAGCCCCCGCTCTAAATCCCCTCTTACTCCTTCAGCTGCTGTGGCCACCCTCTCTGTTGCCACTCCCATTACGACTACTGAACTGGAGGACAGGGAGCTGGCGGACAGCGGGGTGGCCAATGGGTTAGCGGAGGCTGAGGCTGAGGCTCCTGTCAGTGCAGATGAACACAAAGAAGACTCTGAGGCGGGGGAGCCGGCCCAGCCGCTCTCCCCAGACTCTGCTGCCCAGACAGTAGTGACAGAGCAGGCCCAGTCGCCTGCCATTCCAGCTGCACCTACTGCCAACCTCCCCAAATCTTGGGCTAGCCTCTTCAAAAACTCTAAGCCTCTGCCCGGGGGCCCGCAGGCCTTTGTGGAGGTAAAGAATGTTGTGGAAGTTGTGTCCCCCTCCATCGCCACGCCAGAGGAGCCTGAGAAAGTTGGGGAGGTCAAAGTCGGCCCTGTCCACGTTTCAGAGGATCCTATGGCCCCTAAACTTGCAG AACTTATTGAGAATGTGAAGTTGATACATAAACCAGTGTCTTTGCAGCCGAGAGGACTGATCAACAAGGGAAACTGGTGCTATATCAACGCT ACCCTACAAGCCCTGATTGCATGCCCCCCCATGTATCACCTGATGAAGTCCATTCCTCTGCATAATGAAACGCAGAGACCATGTACCTCCACACCCATGATGGACAACTT TGTCAGGCTGGTGAATGAGTTTAACAACATGCCTGTCCCATCTAAAGCCAAACAGCAAG CTGTTGGtgaaaaagtcatgaaagacgTTCGGCCTGGGTCCCCCTTTGAGCCCACCTACATTTACAGACTGCTCACTCTCATCAAGTCGAGTCTCTCTGAGAAG GGTCGTCAGGAGGATGCGGAGGAGTATCTTGGCTTCACTCTCAACGGACTGCATGAGGAGATGCTGGCTTTGAAGAAACTAATCTCGCCTCAGGAAGAGA AAGCTCCCACACCCAACGGGCCGGAGTCTCAGCCAGGTGTGGAGGAAGACGCTGCTGATAAGGATGAAGAAGGCAGCGAGGACGAGTGGGAGCAAGTCGGCCCCAGAAACAAGACTTCCATCACTCGCCAAGCTGACTTTGTCCGCACACCCATCACTGACATATTTGGCGGACACATCAG ATCTGTGGTGTATCAACAAAACTCTAAAGAGTCGGCCACTCTGCAGCCTTTCTTCACCCTGCAGCTGGACATCCAGTCAGAGAAGATCCGCACCGTGCAGGAGGCTCTGGAGACCTTGGTGGCCCGCGAGTCAGTCCAGGGATACACTTCTAAAACCAAGCAGGAG ATTGAGATCAGTCGGAGGGTGACTCTGGAGGAACTGCCCCCTGTGCTGGTGCTCCATCTCAAGAGATTTGTTTTTGAAAAGACTGGAGGCTGCCAGAAACTGATCAAGAACATTGATTACCCCGTTGACCTGGAAATCAGCAAAG ATCTCTTGTCTGCTGGAGTGCGTGGCAAAGTTGTGAAAGGCCAAAGAACGTACAGGCTCTTTGCAG TTGTCTATCACCATGGGAACAGTGCGACAGGCGGTCATTACACCACGGATGTCTTCCACATTGGTCTTAACGGCTGGCTGCGCATCGACGACCAGGCAGTGAAGGTCATCAATCAGTACCAGGTGGTGAAGCAGACTGCAGAGCGCACCGCCTACCTGCTGTACTACCGCCGCGTGGACCtgctgtag
- the usp10 gene encoding ubiquitin carboxyl-terminal hydrolase 10 isoform X1, with product MASYSNQYIFGEFSPDEINQFFVTPRCYVELPPFNDKVPCVSQSSGSYCTPAVPYIMESMGLQVCAEDYQRIEFGVDEVMDSKPVGGSDPLFKVSSTLNPQAPEFILGCQSAQKAQQTPPPADDVTDGADDNSLDGPDSEAGPDSEAGPDSEAGPDSEAGPDSEAGPDSEASALDNQACQDMDGPGSLGQREKKKKKKRPPGYYSYLDPSAGGSHVHGHGHGHGHGHSSCTPDGSPVAALVNGHAIGGSPHSAEDVDGKVLLVAELSTPALVSMATSTAAVAAAKFVPTSTANQRTCDSPDDSSLDLTIGAASLSDGNNANSSSSSSSQSRGMSEGPRTADQQPDYLAPQSPELSDTPNSPRSKSPLTPSAAVATLSVATPITTTELEDRELADSGVANGLAEAEAEAPVSADEHKEDSEAGEPAQPLSPDSAAQTVVTEQAQSPAIPAAPTANLPKSWASLFKNSKPLPGGPQAFVEVKNVVEVVSPSIATPEEPEKVGEVKVGPVHVSEDPMAPKLAELIENVKLIHKPVSLQPRGLINKGNWCYINATLQALIACPPMYHLMKSIPLHNETQRPCTSTPMMDNFVRLVNEFNNMPVPSKAKQQAVGEKVMKDVRPGSPFEPTYIYRLLTLIKSSLSEKGRQEDAEEYLGFTLNGLHEEMLALKKLISPQEEKAPTPNGPESQPGVEEDAADKDEEGSEDEWEQVGPRNKTSITRQADFVRTPITDIFGGHIRSVVYQQNSKESATLQPFFTLQLDIQSEKIRTVQEALETLVARESVQGYTSKTKQEIEISRRVTLEELPPVLVLHLKRFVFEKTGGCQKLIKNIDYPVDLEISKDLLSAGVRGKVVKGQRTYRLFAVVYHHGNSATGGHYTTDVFHIGLNGWLRIDDQAVKVINQYQVVKQTAERTAYLLYYRRVDLL from the exons TACATCTTCGGGGAGTTCAGCCCTGATGAGATCAATCAGTTCTTCGTGACTCCACGATGTTATGTCGAG CTTCCTCCATTCAATGACAAAGTCCCGTGCGTCAGTCAGTCTTCTG GAAGTTACTGCACTCCTGCTGTACCTTATATTATGGAGTCTATGGGACTGCAGGTTTGCG CAGAAGACTATCAGCGCATAGAGTTTGGTGTTGACGAGGTGATGGACTCCAAGCCTGTCGGGGGGAGCGATCCTTTGTTCAAGGTGTCGAGCACCCTCAACCCACAGGCTCCAGAGTTCATCCTGGGCTGCCAGTCGGCCCAGAAGGCTCAGCAGACGCCTCCTCCAGCAGATGATGTCACCGACGGAGCAGACGACAACTCGCTGGACGGCCCTGACTCGGAGGCCGGCCCTGACTCGGAGGCCGGCCCTGACTCGGAGGCCGGCCCTGACTCGGAGGCCGGCCCTGACTCGGAGGCCGGCCCTGACTCGGAGGCCTCAGCCCTGGACAATCAGGCCTGCCAGGACATGGACGGACCTGGCAGCCTGGGTCAGCGggaaaagaagaaaaagaaaaagcgaccGCCTGGGTACTACAGCTACCTGGACCCGTCGGCCGGCGGCAGCCACGTGCACGGCCATGGCCACGGGCACGGCCACGGCCACAGCAGCTGTACACCAGACGGGTCGCCTGTGGCAGCGCTAGTTAATGGACATGCCATTGGTGGCTCACCGCACAGTGCTGAAGATGTGGACGGTAAGGTGTTGTTAGTGGCTGAACTTTCCACCCCGGCActggtttccatggcaacatCAACAGCTGCTGTGGCAGCAGCCAAGTTTGTCCCCACATCCACTGCCAATCAGAGGACTTGTGATAGCCCTGATGACTCTTCTTTGGATTTAACAATTGGAGCTGCCTCTTTATCAGATGGCAACAATGCAaattcctcctcttcatcctcctctcaGAGCAGGGGGATGTCAGAGGGGCCGAGGACTGCAGATCAGCAGCCAGATTATTTGGCTCCACAGAGCCCCGAACTTTCAGATACTCCCAACAGCCCCCGCTCTAAATCCCCTCTTACTCCTTCAGCTGCTGTGGCCACCCTCTCTGTTGCCACTCCCATTACGACTACTGAACTGGAGGACAGGGAGCTGGCGGACAGCGGGGTGGCCAATGGGTTAGCGGAGGCTGAGGCTGAGGCTCCTGTCAGTGCAGATGAACACAAAGAAGACTCTGAGGCGGGGGAGCCGGCCCAGCCGCTCTCCCCAGACTCTGCTGCCCAGACAGTAGTGACAGAGCAGGCCCAGTCGCCTGCCATTCCAGCTGCACCTACTGCCAACCTCCCCAAATCTTGGGCTAGCCTCTTCAAAAACTCTAAGCCTCTGCCCGGGGGCCCGCAGGCCTTTGTGGAGGTAAAGAATGTTGTGGAAGTTGTGTCCCCCTCCATCGCCACGCCAGAGGAGCCTGAGAAAGTTGGGGAGGTCAAAGTCGGCCCTGTCCACGTTTCAGAGGATCCTATGGCCCCTAAACTTGCAG AACTTATTGAGAATGTGAAGTTGATACATAAACCAGTGTCTTTGCAGCCGAGAGGACTGATCAACAAGGGAAACTGGTGCTATATCAACGCT ACCCTACAAGCCCTGATTGCATGCCCCCCCATGTATCACCTGATGAAGTCCATTCCTCTGCATAATGAAACGCAGAGACCATGTACCTCCACACCCATGATGGACAACTT TGTCAGGCTGGTGAATGAGTTTAACAACATGCCTGTCCCATCTAAAGCCAAACAGCAAG CTGTTGGtgaaaaagtcatgaaagacgTTCGGCCTGGGTCCCCCTTTGAGCCCACCTACATTTACAGACTGCTCACTCTCATCAAGTCGAGTCTCTCTGAGAAG GGTCGTCAGGAGGATGCGGAGGAGTATCTTGGCTTCACTCTCAACGGACTGCATGAGGAGATGCTGGCTTTGAAGAAACTAATCTCGCCTCAGGAAGAGA AAGCTCCCACACCCAACGGGCCGGAGTCTCAGCCAGGTGTGGAGGAAGACGCTGCTGATAAGGATGAAGAAGGCAGCGAGGACGAGTGGGAGCAAGTCGGCCCCAGAAACAAGACTTCCATCACTCGCCAAGCTGACTTTGTCCGCACACCCATCACTGACATATTTGGCGGACACATCAG ATCTGTGGTGTATCAACAAAACTCTAAAGAGTCGGCCACTCTGCAGCCTTTCTTCACCCTGCAGCTGGACATCCAGTCAGAGAAGATCCGCACCGTGCAGGAGGCTCTGGAGACCTTGGTGGCCCGCGAGTCAGTCCAGGGATACACTTCTAAAACCAAGCAGGAG ATTGAGATCAGTCGGAGGGTGACTCTGGAGGAACTGCCCCCTGTGCTGGTGCTCCATCTCAAGAGATTTGTTTTTGAAAAGACTGGAGGCTGCCAGAAACTGATCAAGAACATTGATTACCCCGTTGACCTGGAAATCAGCAAAG ATCTCTTGTCTGCTGGAGTGCGTGGCAAAGTTGTGAAAGGCCAAAGAACGTACAGGCTCTTTGCAG TTGTCTATCACCATGGGAACAGTGCGACAGGCGGTCATTACACCACGGATGTCTTCCACATTGGTCTTAACGGCTGGCTGCGCATCGACGACCAGGCAGTGAAGGTCATCAATCAGTACCAGGTGGTGAAGCAGACTGCAGAGCGCACCGCCTACCTGCTGTACTACCGCCGCGTGGACCtgctgtag
- the usp10 gene encoding ubiquitin carboxyl-terminal hydrolase 10 isoform X2, whose amino-acid sequence MASYSNQYIFGEFSPDEINQFFVTPRCYVELPPFNDKVPCVSQSSGSYCTPAVPYIMESMGLQVCEDYQRIEFGVDEVMDSKPVGGSDPLFKVSSTLNPQAPEFILGCQSAQKAQQTPPPADDVTDGADDNSLDGPDSEAGPDSEAGPDSEAGPDSEAGPDSEAGPDSEASALDNQACQDMDGPGSLGQREKKKKKKRPPGYYSYLDPSAGGSHVHGHGHGHGHGHSSCTPDGSPVAALVNGHAIGGSPHSAEDVDGKVLLVAELSTPALVSMATSTAAVAAAKFVPTSTANQRTCDSPDDSSLDLTIGAASLSDGNNANSSSSSSSQSRGMSEGPRTADQQPDYLAPQSPELSDTPNSPRSKSPLTPSAAVATLSVATPITTTELEDRELADSGVANGLAEAEAEAPVSADEHKEDSEAGEPAQPLSPDSAAQTVVTEQAQSPAIPAAPTANLPKSWASLFKNSKPLPGGPQAFVEVKNVVEVVSPSIATPEEPEKVGEVKVGPVHVSEDPMAPKLAELIENVKLIHKPVSLQPRGLINKGNWCYINATLQALIACPPMYHLMKSIPLHNETQRPCTSTPMMDNFVRLVNEFNNMPVPSKAKQQAVGEKVMKDVRPGSPFEPTYIYRLLTLIKSSLSEKGRQEDAEEYLGFTLNGLHEEMLALKKLISPQEEKAPTPNGPESQPGVEEDAADKDEEGSEDEWEQVGPRNKTSITRQADFVRTPITDIFGGHIRSVVYQQNSKESATLQPFFTLQLDIQSEKIRTVQEALETLVARESVQGYTSKTKQEIEISRRVTLEELPPVLVLHLKRFVFEKTGGCQKLIKNIDYPVDLEISKDLLSAGVRGKVVKGQRTYRLFAVVYHHGNSATGGHYTTDVFHIGLNGWLRIDDQAVKVINQYQVVKQTAERTAYLLYYRRVDLL is encoded by the exons TACATCTTCGGGGAGTTCAGCCCTGATGAGATCAATCAGTTCTTCGTGACTCCACGATGTTATGTCGAG CTTCCTCCATTCAATGACAAAGTCCCGTGCGTCAGTCAGTCTTCTG GAAGTTACTGCACTCCTGCTGTACCTTATATTATGGAGTCTATGGGACTGCAGGTTTGCG AAGACTATCAGCGCATAGAGTTTGGTGTTGACGAGGTGATGGACTCCAAGCCTGTCGGGGGGAGCGATCCTTTGTTCAAGGTGTCGAGCACCCTCAACCCACAGGCTCCAGAGTTCATCCTGGGCTGCCAGTCGGCCCAGAAGGCTCAGCAGACGCCTCCTCCAGCAGATGATGTCACCGACGGAGCAGACGACAACTCGCTGGACGGCCCTGACTCGGAGGCCGGCCCTGACTCGGAGGCCGGCCCTGACTCGGAGGCCGGCCCTGACTCGGAGGCCGGCCCTGACTCGGAGGCCGGCCCTGACTCGGAGGCCTCAGCCCTGGACAATCAGGCCTGCCAGGACATGGACGGACCTGGCAGCCTGGGTCAGCGggaaaagaagaaaaagaaaaagcgaccGCCTGGGTACTACAGCTACCTGGACCCGTCGGCCGGCGGCAGCCACGTGCACGGCCATGGCCACGGGCACGGCCACGGCCACAGCAGCTGTACACCAGACGGGTCGCCTGTGGCAGCGCTAGTTAATGGACATGCCATTGGTGGCTCACCGCACAGTGCTGAAGATGTGGACGGTAAGGTGTTGTTAGTGGCTGAACTTTCCACCCCGGCActggtttccatggcaacatCAACAGCTGCTGTGGCAGCAGCCAAGTTTGTCCCCACATCCACTGCCAATCAGAGGACTTGTGATAGCCCTGATGACTCTTCTTTGGATTTAACAATTGGAGCTGCCTCTTTATCAGATGGCAACAATGCAaattcctcctcttcatcctcctctcaGAGCAGGGGGATGTCAGAGGGGCCGAGGACTGCAGATCAGCAGCCAGATTATTTGGCTCCACAGAGCCCCGAACTTTCAGATACTCCCAACAGCCCCCGCTCTAAATCCCCTCTTACTCCTTCAGCTGCTGTGGCCACCCTCTCTGTTGCCACTCCCATTACGACTACTGAACTGGAGGACAGGGAGCTGGCGGACAGCGGGGTGGCCAATGGGTTAGCGGAGGCTGAGGCTGAGGCTCCTGTCAGTGCAGATGAACACAAAGAAGACTCTGAGGCGGGGGAGCCGGCCCAGCCGCTCTCCCCAGACTCTGCTGCCCAGACAGTAGTGACAGAGCAGGCCCAGTCGCCTGCCATTCCAGCTGCACCTACTGCCAACCTCCCCAAATCTTGGGCTAGCCTCTTCAAAAACTCTAAGCCTCTGCCCGGGGGCCCGCAGGCCTTTGTGGAGGTAAAGAATGTTGTGGAAGTTGTGTCCCCCTCCATCGCCACGCCAGAGGAGCCTGAGAAAGTTGGGGAGGTCAAAGTCGGCCCTGTCCACGTTTCAGAGGATCCTATGGCCCCTAAACTTGCAG AACTTATTGAGAATGTGAAGTTGATACATAAACCAGTGTCTTTGCAGCCGAGAGGACTGATCAACAAGGGAAACTGGTGCTATATCAACGCT ACCCTACAAGCCCTGATTGCATGCCCCCCCATGTATCACCTGATGAAGTCCATTCCTCTGCATAATGAAACGCAGAGACCATGTACCTCCACACCCATGATGGACAACTT TGTCAGGCTGGTGAATGAGTTTAACAACATGCCTGTCCCATCTAAAGCCAAACAGCAAG CTGTTGGtgaaaaagtcatgaaagacgTTCGGCCTGGGTCCCCCTTTGAGCCCACCTACATTTACAGACTGCTCACTCTCATCAAGTCGAGTCTCTCTGAGAAG GGTCGTCAGGAGGATGCGGAGGAGTATCTTGGCTTCACTCTCAACGGACTGCATGAGGAGATGCTGGCTTTGAAGAAACTAATCTCGCCTCAGGAAGAGA AAGCTCCCACACCCAACGGGCCGGAGTCTCAGCCAGGTGTGGAGGAAGACGCTGCTGATAAGGATGAAGAAGGCAGCGAGGACGAGTGGGAGCAAGTCGGCCCCAGAAACAAGACTTCCATCACTCGCCAAGCTGACTTTGTCCGCACACCCATCACTGACATATTTGGCGGACACATCAG ATCTGTGGTGTATCAACAAAACTCTAAAGAGTCGGCCACTCTGCAGCCTTTCTTCACCCTGCAGCTGGACATCCAGTCAGAGAAGATCCGCACCGTGCAGGAGGCTCTGGAGACCTTGGTGGCCCGCGAGTCAGTCCAGGGATACACTTCTAAAACCAAGCAGGAG ATTGAGATCAGTCGGAGGGTGACTCTGGAGGAACTGCCCCCTGTGCTGGTGCTCCATCTCAAGAGATTTGTTTTTGAAAAGACTGGAGGCTGCCAGAAACTGATCAAGAACATTGATTACCCCGTTGACCTGGAAATCAGCAAAG ATCTCTTGTCTGCTGGAGTGCGTGGCAAAGTTGTGAAAGGCCAAAGAACGTACAGGCTCTTTGCAG TTGTCTATCACCATGGGAACAGTGCGACAGGCGGTCATTACACCACGGATGTCTTCCACATTGGTCTTAACGGCTGGCTGCGCATCGACGACCAGGCAGTGAAGGTCATCAATCAGTACCAGGTGGTGAAGCAGACTGCAGAGCGCACCGCCTACCTGCTGTACTACCGCCGCGTGGACCtgctgtag
- the usp10 gene encoding ubiquitin carboxyl-terminal hydrolase 10 isoform X3 — protein MASYSNQYIFGEFSPDEINQFFVTPRCYVELPPFNDKVPCVSQSSAEDYQRIEFGVDEVMDSKPVGGSDPLFKVSSTLNPQAPEFILGCQSAQKAQQTPPPADDVTDGADDNSLDGPDSEAGPDSEAGPDSEAGPDSEAGPDSEAGPDSEASALDNQACQDMDGPGSLGQREKKKKKKRPPGYYSYLDPSAGGSHVHGHGHGHGHGHSSCTPDGSPVAALVNGHAIGGSPHSAEDVDGKVLLVAELSTPALVSMATSTAAVAAAKFVPTSTANQRTCDSPDDSSLDLTIGAASLSDGNNANSSSSSSSQSRGMSEGPRTADQQPDYLAPQSPELSDTPNSPRSKSPLTPSAAVATLSVATPITTTELEDRELADSGVANGLAEAEAEAPVSADEHKEDSEAGEPAQPLSPDSAAQTVVTEQAQSPAIPAAPTANLPKSWASLFKNSKPLPGGPQAFVEVKNVVEVVSPSIATPEEPEKVGEVKVGPVHVSEDPMAPKLAELIENVKLIHKPVSLQPRGLINKGNWCYINATLQALIACPPMYHLMKSIPLHNETQRPCTSTPMMDNFVRLVNEFNNMPVPSKAKQQAVGEKVMKDVRPGSPFEPTYIYRLLTLIKSSLSEKGRQEDAEEYLGFTLNGLHEEMLALKKLISPQEEKAPTPNGPESQPGVEEDAADKDEEGSEDEWEQVGPRNKTSITRQADFVRTPITDIFGGHIRSVVYQQNSKESATLQPFFTLQLDIQSEKIRTVQEALETLVARESVQGYTSKTKQEIEISRRVTLEELPPVLVLHLKRFVFEKTGGCQKLIKNIDYPVDLEISKDLLSAGVRGKVVKGQRTYRLFAVVYHHGNSATGGHYTTDVFHIGLNGWLRIDDQAVKVINQYQVVKQTAERTAYLLYYRRVDLL, from the exons TACATCTTCGGGGAGTTCAGCCCTGATGAGATCAATCAGTTCTTCGTGACTCCACGATGTTATGTCGAG CTTCCTCCATTCAATGACAAAGTCCCGTGCGTCAGTCAGTCTTCTG CAGAAGACTATCAGCGCATAGAGTTTGGTGTTGACGAGGTGATGGACTCCAAGCCTGTCGGGGGGAGCGATCCTTTGTTCAAGGTGTCGAGCACCCTCAACCCACAGGCTCCAGAGTTCATCCTGGGCTGCCAGTCGGCCCAGAAGGCTCAGCAGACGCCTCCTCCAGCAGATGATGTCACCGACGGAGCAGACGACAACTCGCTGGACGGCCCTGACTCGGAGGCCGGCCCTGACTCGGAGGCCGGCCCTGACTCGGAGGCCGGCCCTGACTCGGAGGCCGGCCCTGACTCGGAGGCCGGCCCTGACTCGGAGGCCTCAGCCCTGGACAATCAGGCCTGCCAGGACATGGACGGACCTGGCAGCCTGGGTCAGCGggaaaagaagaaaaagaaaaagcgaccGCCTGGGTACTACAGCTACCTGGACCCGTCGGCCGGCGGCAGCCACGTGCACGGCCATGGCCACGGGCACGGCCACGGCCACAGCAGCTGTACACCAGACGGGTCGCCTGTGGCAGCGCTAGTTAATGGACATGCCATTGGTGGCTCACCGCACAGTGCTGAAGATGTGGACGGTAAGGTGTTGTTAGTGGCTGAACTTTCCACCCCGGCActggtttccatggcaacatCAACAGCTGCTGTGGCAGCAGCCAAGTTTGTCCCCACATCCACTGCCAATCAGAGGACTTGTGATAGCCCTGATGACTCTTCTTTGGATTTAACAATTGGAGCTGCCTCTTTATCAGATGGCAACAATGCAaattcctcctcttcatcctcctctcaGAGCAGGGGGATGTCAGAGGGGCCGAGGACTGCAGATCAGCAGCCAGATTATTTGGCTCCACAGAGCCCCGAACTTTCAGATACTCCCAACAGCCCCCGCTCTAAATCCCCTCTTACTCCTTCAGCTGCTGTGGCCACCCTCTCTGTTGCCACTCCCATTACGACTACTGAACTGGAGGACAGGGAGCTGGCGGACAGCGGGGTGGCCAATGGGTTAGCGGAGGCTGAGGCTGAGGCTCCTGTCAGTGCAGATGAACACAAAGAAGACTCTGAGGCGGGGGAGCCGGCCCAGCCGCTCTCCCCAGACTCTGCTGCCCAGACAGTAGTGACAGAGCAGGCCCAGTCGCCTGCCATTCCAGCTGCACCTACTGCCAACCTCCCCAAATCTTGGGCTAGCCTCTTCAAAAACTCTAAGCCTCTGCCCGGGGGCCCGCAGGCCTTTGTGGAGGTAAAGAATGTTGTGGAAGTTGTGTCCCCCTCCATCGCCACGCCAGAGGAGCCTGAGAAAGTTGGGGAGGTCAAAGTCGGCCCTGTCCACGTTTCAGAGGATCCTATGGCCCCTAAACTTGCAG AACTTATTGAGAATGTGAAGTTGATACATAAACCAGTGTCTTTGCAGCCGAGAGGACTGATCAACAAGGGAAACTGGTGCTATATCAACGCT ACCCTACAAGCCCTGATTGCATGCCCCCCCATGTATCACCTGATGAAGTCCATTCCTCTGCATAATGAAACGCAGAGACCATGTACCTCCACACCCATGATGGACAACTT TGTCAGGCTGGTGAATGAGTTTAACAACATGCCTGTCCCATCTAAAGCCAAACAGCAAG CTGTTGGtgaaaaagtcatgaaagacgTTCGGCCTGGGTCCCCCTTTGAGCCCACCTACATTTACAGACTGCTCACTCTCATCAAGTCGAGTCTCTCTGAGAAG GGTCGTCAGGAGGATGCGGAGGAGTATCTTGGCTTCACTCTCAACGGACTGCATGAGGAGATGCTGGCTTTGAAGAAACTAATCTCGCCTCAGGAAGAGA AAGCTCCCACACCCAACGGGCCGGAGTCTCAGCCAGGTGTGGAGGAAGACGCTGCTGATAAGGATGAAGAAGGCAGCGAGGACGAGTGGGAGCAAGTCGGCCCCAGAAACAAGACTTCCATCACTCGCCAAGCTGACTTTGTCCGCACACCCATCACTGACATATTTGGCGGACACATCAG ATCTGTGGTGTATCAACAAAACTCTAAAGAGTCGGCCACTCTGCAGCCTTTCTTCACCCTGCAGCTGGACATCCAGTCAGAGAAGATCCGCACCGTGCAGGAGGCTCTGGAGACCTTGGTGGCCCGCGAGTCAGTCCAGGGATACACTTCTAAAACCAAGCAGGAG ATTGAGATCAGTCGGAGGGTGACTCTGGAGGAACTGCCCCCTGTGCTGGTGCTCCATCTCAAGAGATTTGTTTTTGAAAAGACTGGAGGCTGCCAGAAACTGATCAAGAACATTGATTACCCCGTTGACCTGGAAATCAGCAAAG ATCTCTTGTCTGCTGGAGTGCGTGGCAAAGTTGTGAAAGGCCAAAGAACGTACAGGCTCTTTGCAG TTGTCTATCACCATGGGAACAGTGCGACAGGCGGTCATTACACCACGGATGTCTTCCACATTGGTCTTAACGGCTGGCTGCGCATCGACGACCAGGCAGTGAAGGTCATCAATCAGTACCAGGTGGTGAAGCAGACTGCAGAGCGCACCGCCTACCTGCTGTACTACCGCCGCGTGGACCtgctgtag